The following are encoded together in the Blautia obeum ATCC 29174 genome:
- a CDS encoding type IA DNA topoisomerase has protein sequence MAKFLVIAEKPSVAQSLAKNLSAYQREDGYLEGNSCIVSWCLGHLVEYAPPEFYDEKYAKWQFEDLPIIPEVWKVQVSEDKKKQFEVLCSLMNREDVAYLVNGCDAGREGELIFKRVYDLADCRKPVKRLWISSMEDEAIQKGFQSLNDGREYAGLCNAAVCRAQADWLIGMNATRAYTTRYFKRLVVGRVQTPTLAMLTERKEKIEHFKKEAYYKVSLSDGKLTVTSESIPSEMDAEELRKLCDGTEALVTRVKREQKKTFPPKLYDLTSLQREANRFFGYTAQKTLDMLQELYEEKMVTYPRTDSQYVTEDMKETVKMLAEGMADFLPFLEFGQIMGNINRVVNNAKVSDHHAILPTKEAMEKGMGGLSSGKKNLLMLIGQQLVQATGEEYLYEQTEISVQCKEHEFTAKGKLPVQMGFKEVEEAFRKYCVKDKKSDEPDNKTELPEGYEEGMTLASVKAEKSTHYTSPPKMFTEDTLLAAMETAGNKEFDSETEKKGLGTPATRANIIEKLVASGYAERKGKQILPTVAGCELIHVMPENLKSASLTAEWENQLLMMEKGKIQEDEFMNGIVSLINEILSLCRAIPEEERNRFQTAREVIGKCPVCGSDVYEGKTNYYCSDRSCQFALWKSNRFLESMKKSMDKKMAVELLKKGRTHVKGLYSKKKDSKFDADLVLGLEDGKARFSLEFPKKKK, from the coding sequence ATGGCGAAATTTTTAGTGATTGCAGAGAAACCGAGCGTGGCACAGAGCCTTGCAAAAAATTTATCTGCTTATCAGAGAGAGGACGGGTATCTGGAGGGGAACAGTTGCATTGTCAGTTGGTGTCTGGGACACCTGGTAGAATATGCACCACCGGAATTTTATGACGAAAAATATGCAAAATGGCAGTTTGAGGATTTGCCGATCATCCCGGAAGTATGGAAAGTACAGGTATCAGAAGATAAAAAGAAGCAGTTTGAAGTGTTGTGCAGCTTAATGAACCGGGAAGATGTAGCGTATCTGGTCAATGGCTGTGATGCTGGAAGAGAAGGAGAACTGATTTTTAAAAGAGTTTATGATCTGGCAGACTGTCGAAAACCAGTGAAACGTCTGTGGATCAGCTCAATGGAAGATGAAGCGATTCAGAAAGGCTTTCAGTCCTTAAATGATGGGAGAGAATATGCAGGGCTTTGTAATGCTGCAGTATGCAGGGCACAGGCGGACTGGCTGATTGGAATGAACGCAACGAGAGCTTACACAACCAGATATTTCAAACGTCTGGTAGTTGGCAGAGTGCAGACACCAACGCTTGCCATGCTGACGGAAAGAAAAGAGAAAATTGAGCATTTCAAGAAAGAAGCCTATTATAAGGTTTCCCTGTCAGATGGGAAACTTACGGTAACATCAGAGAGTATCCCGTCAGAAATGGATGCGGAAGAATTAAGAAAACTTTGTGATGGGACAGAAGCACTGGTTACAAGGGTAAAAAGAGAACAGAAAAAGACTTTCCCGCCAAAACTTTATGATCTGACCAGTCTGCAGAGGGAAGCAAATCGTTTTTTCGGATACACTGCCCAGAAGACACTGGATATGCTGCAGGAGCTGTACGAAGAAAAGATGGTTACCTATCCGAGAACAGACAGTCAGTATGTAACCGAAGATATGAAAGAAACGGTAAAAATGCTTGCCGAAGGCATGGCAGATTTTCTTCCGTTTCTGGAATTTGGACAGATTATGGGAAACATAAATCGTGTGGTTAATAATGCAAAGGTATCTGATCATCATGCAATACTGCCGACAAAAGAAGCAATGGAAAAAGGCATGGGAGGACTTTCCAGTGGAAAGAAAAATCTGCTGATGCTGATCGGACAGCAGCTTGTTCAGGCAACAGGGGAAGAGTACCTTTATGAGCAGACAGAAATTTCCGTACAGTGCAAAGAACATGAATTTACTGCAAAAGGAAAGCTGCCTGTGCAGATGGGCTTCAAAGAAGTGGAAGAAGCCTTTCGGAAATACTGTGTAAAGGATAAGAAATCTGATGAACCGGATAATAAGACAGAACTTCCAGAAGGATATGAGGAAGGAATGACTCTTGCGTCTGTGAAAGCAGAGAAGAGTACACATTACACTTCTCCGCCGAAGATGTTTACCGAAGATACCCTGCTTGCTGCAATGGAAACAGCAGGGAATAAGGAATTTGATTCTGAAACAGAGAAAAAAGGACTTGGGACACCGGCAACCAGAGCTAATATTATAGAGAAGCTGGTAGCTTCGGGGTACGCAGAACGTAAAGGAAAACAGATTCTTCCTACAGTGGCAGGATGTGAGTTGATTCATGTAATGCCGGAGAATCTGAAATCTGCAAGTCTGACAGCAGAATGGGAGAATCAGCTTCTGATGATGGAAAAGGGAAAAATCCAGGAAGATGAATTTATGAATGGGATTGTATCCCTGATTAATGAGATTCTTTCTTTGTGCAGGGCGATCCCGGAAGAAGAACGGAATCGTTTTCAGACTGCAAGGGAAGTAATTGGAAAATGCCCAGTGTGTGGTTCTGACGTATACGAGGGAAAGACCAATTATTACTGCTCTGACAGAAGCTGTCAGTTTGCTCTGTGGAAGTCGAACCGCTTTCTGGAAAGTATGAAAAAGTCGATGGATAAAAAGATGGCGGTGGAGCTTCTGAAAAAGGGGCGTACCCATGTGAAAGGATTGTACTCCAAGAAAAAAGACAGCAAATTTGATGCCGATCTGGTACTAGGGCTGGAAGATGGAAAAGCCAGATTCAGTCTTGAGTTTCCTAAAAAGAAGAAATAA
- a CDS encoding CD1107 family mobile element protein, producing MKNKVMKKVLMIMLSATMLIGSASVTAFAQANENAEQTETAEQVIEEQPAEQPATEGTPFSTPGNGQLVDDKENDSSKQFLTVQTKNGNTFYMVIDRSGTSENVYMMSLVDEQDLAEFLDENEETEKKEESAVVLPEITTTPEPETTVQPETEVKPESSGNKMFGSAVLGGGIVLVFGGLAAFALSKFRKKKEDGIVEEGLEFADDSYINEDEENAEDQQK from the coding sequence ATGAAGAATAAAGTAATGAAAAAAGTTTTAATGATTATGCTGTCGGCAACGATGCTGATTGGTTCTGCCAGCGTGACCGCATTTGCACAGGCAAATGAAAACGCAGAGCAGACTGAAACTGCGGAACAGGTGATAGAAGAACAGCCGGCGGAGCAGCCTGCCACAGAGGGAACACCATTTTCCACGCCGGGAAACGGACAGCTTGTGGATGATAAGGAGAATGACAGCTCCAAGCAGTTTCTGACTGTCCAGACAAAGAATGGAAATACCTTTTATATGGTTATTGATCGTTCCGGTACTTCCGAAAATGTGTATATGATGTCACTGGTAGATGAACAGGATCTGGCAGAGTTCTTAGATGAAAATGAGGAAACCGAGAAAAAAGAGGAATCTGCAGTTGTTCTTCCGGAAATAACCACAACACCAGAACCGGAAACTACCGTACAGCCAGAAACAGAAGTAAAACCGGAATCCAGTGGTAATAAAATGTTTGGTTCTGCAGTTCTGGGTGGAGGCATTGTACTTGTATTCGGTGGTTTAGCTGCTTTTGCTTTAAGTAAATTCCGAAAGAAAAAAGAGGACGGAATTGTAGAGGAAGGTCTGGAATTTGCTGATGACAGTTACATCAATGAAGATGAAGAAAATGCAGAAGATCAGCAGAAATAA
- a CDS encoding DUF4315 family protein gives MRLKKVLDDIQKTENKILELQEHVRQLRIQKKQMEDAEIIKAIRSMKMDSRKMLTFLDGIQNGTVTMQFDEEGNLSMDNSETGIKKEENMDSEMSTGLIEEREDLEDEE, from the coding sequence ATGCGATTAAAAAAGGTTCTGGATGATATTCAGAAAACTGAAAACAAGATTCTGGAACTGCAGGAGCATGTAAGGCAACTGAGAATCCAGAAAAAGCAGATGGAAGATGCAGAAATCATTAAGGCAATCCGTTCCATGAAAATGGATAGCCGAAAGATGCTGACTTTTCTGGATGGAATTCAGAACGGAACAGTTACCATGCAGTTTGATGAAGAGGGCAATCTTTCTATGGATAATTCTGAAACGGGTATAAAGAAAGAAGAAAATATGGATAGCGAAATGTCAACCGGACTGATAGAAGAAAGAGAGGATTTGGAAGATGAAGAATAA
- a CDS encoding VirB4-like conjugal transfer ATPase, CD1110 family yields MEKVRNDKEEFSHLDDWWLDEEDSADGLPVFDPDETEDYAKDRQRLTGVPMVTGYEALERHRGVRRPRRKLSRREKHAWKKAQKYELKLHKAHEKEERKLAKQAAKQAAREEKAAQKQAKKAERHKKKTKPPGSVKSSGKKGVAKKISSTNKDSRNKGKNITAQQSIPYREMGKDGICRVEDGYYSKTIRFYDINYQLAQNEDKNAIFENWCDFLNYFDSTIHFQLSFINHHSNMTEYEDVIRIKKQNDSFDDLRMEFAQMLRNQLAKGNNGLIRTKYITFGIEADNIREAKPKLERIETDILNNFKVFGVSAYPLNGAERLQIMYETFNQNVKVPFRFSYDDMLRTGLNTKDYIAPSSFLFKNGKDFQMGDTVGAVSYLQILAPELTDKMLAEFLEMDCNLLVNLHIQSIDQMKAIKLVKSKVTDINRMKIEEQKKAVRSGYDMDIIPSDLNTYGGEAKRLLEDLQSRNERMFLVTVVFLNTAKNKQELENVVFQTAGIAQKYNCALKRLDYQQEQGLMSSLPLGRNWIPIKRALTTTSTAIFVPFTTQELFMGGESIYYGLNALSNNLIMADRKKLKNPNGLILGTPGSGKSFAAKREITNVFIVTKDDIIICDPEGEYFPLVRAFNGQVIRISPTSHDYINPMDININYADDDDPLSLKSDFILSLCELVVGGKNGLEPVEKTIIDRCVRLVYQDYLADPVPEKMPILEDLYNLLRKQEEAESQRLATALEIYVNGSLKVFNHRTNVELNNRLVCFDIKDLGKQLKKLGMLIVQDQVWNRVTVNRSAHKSTRYYIDEFHLLLKEEQTAAYSVEIWKRFRKWGGIPTGITQNVKDLLASREIENIFENSDFILMLNQASGDRQILAKQLNISTHQLSYVTNSGEGEGLIFYGNTIIPFKDRFDNTLMLYALMSSKPEDVEKREKLGIKGRDDS; encoded by the coding sequence GTGGAAAAAGTAAGAAACGATAAAGAAGAATTTTCCCATCTGGATGACTGGTGGTTGGATGAAGAGGATTCTGCTGATGGTTTACCAGTGTTTGATCCGGACGAGACAGAAGATTATGCAAAGGACAGACAGCGTTTGACGGGAGTACCGATGGTTACGGGGTATGAAGCACTGGAGCGACACCGAGGTGTCCGCAGACCAAGACGTAAATTAAGCAGACGGGAAAAACATGCCTGGAAAAAAGCCCAGAAATATGAATTGAAATTACATAAGGCACACGAAAAGGAAGAAAGAAAACTTGCGAAGCAGGCGGCAAAACAGGCTGCTCGTGAAGAAAAGGCGGCACAGAAACAGGCAAAGAAAGCAGAAAGGCATAAAAAAAAGACAAAGCCGCCGGGTTCTGTAAAATCCAGTGGGAAAAAAGGTGTTGCAAAGAAAATATCCAGCACGAATAAAGACAGTAGAAATAAAGGGAAAAACATTACCGCACAGCAGTCCATTCCATACAGGGAAATGGGAAAAGACGGAATCTGTCGTGTGGAAGATGGTTACTATTCTAAAACAATCCGCTTTTATGATATTAACTACCAGTTAGCTCAGAATGAGGATAAAAATGCGATTTTTGAGAACTGGTGTGATTTCCTGAATTATTTTGACAGCACCATCCATTTTCAGTTGTCCTTTATCAATCATCACAGCAACATGACGGAATATGAAGATGTGATCCGTATTAAAAAGCAGAATGACAGTTTTGATGATCTGCGTATGGAGTTTGCCCAGATGCTTAGAAATCAGTTGGCAAAAGGAAATAATGGTCTTATCAGAACCAAGTATATTACGTTTGGGATTGAAGCTGACAATATCCGGGAAGCAAAACCAAAACTGGAACGTATCGAAACAGACATACTCAATAATTTTAAGGTTTTCGGGGTATCTGCATATCCGTTAAATGGTGCGGAGCGTTTGCAGATCATGTATGAAACATTCAACCAGAATGTCAAAGTACCATTCAGATTCAGCTATGATGATATGCTGCGTACCGGGCTGAACACAAAGGATTATATTGCACCATCCAGTTTCCTGTTCAAAAATGGAAAGGATTTTCAGATGGGAGATACCGTCGGAGCAGTATCTTATCTGCAGATTTTGGCACCAGAGCTGACAGATAAAATGCTTGCTGAATTTCTGGAAATGGACTGTAACCTGCTTGTTAATCTGCATATCCAGTCCATCGACCAGATGAAAGCAATCAAGCTGGTAAAGAGTAAGGTTACTGACATTAACCGTATGAAAATTGAGGAACAGAAAAAAGCGGTACGCTCCGGATATGATATGGATATTATCCCGTCTGATCTGAATACATACGGTGGGGAAGCGAAAAGACTTCTGGAAGATTTACAGTCAAGGAATGAGAGAATGTTCCTTGTAACTGTGGTGTTCTTAAATACAGCGAAAAATAAACAGGAGTTGGAAAATGTGGTATTTCAGACAGCAGGCATTGCACAGAAATATAACTGTGCATTGAAAAGACTGGACTATCAGCAGGAACAGGGGCTTATGAGTAGTTTGCCGCTTGGAAGAAACTGGATTCCGATCAAGCGGGCGTTGACTACTACATCAACAGCTATTTTTGTCCCATTTACAACTCAAGAACTGTTTATGGGTGGGGAATCTATCTATTATGGGTTAAATGCGCTGTCTAATAATCTGATCATGGCAGATCGGAAAAAATTGAAGAATCCAAATGGGCTGATACTTGGTACTCCTGGATCTGGTAAATCCTTTGCGGCAAAAAGAGAGATTACTAATGTATTTATTGTCACAAAAGACGACATTATCATCTGCGATCCGGAGGGAGAATATTTTCCACTAGTCCGGGCATTTAACGGGCAGGTTATCCGTATTTCTCCGACCAGTCATGATTACATCAATCCAATGGATATTAACATCAATTATGCGGATGATGACGATCCGCTATCTCTGAAATCAGATTTTATCCTTTCACTTTGTGAACTGGTAGTAGGAGGGAAAAACGGTCTGGAACCAGTGGAAAAAACAATCATTGACCGATGTGTACGTCTGGTATATCAGGACTATCTTGCTGATCCGGTTCCGGAGAAAATGCCAATCCTGGAAGATTTATATAATCTGCTTCGCAAACAGGAAGAGGCAGAGTCGCAGAGGCTGGCAACGGCACTGGAAATCTATGTAAATGGTTCCCTGAAGGTGTTTAATCACCGTACAAATGTAGAGTTGAACAATCGTCTGGTATGTTTCGATATTAAAGACCTTGGTAAACAGCTAAAAAAACTTGGCATGTTGATTGTTCAGGATCAGGTTTGGAACAGGGTAACAGTCAACCGTTCTGCCCATAAATCCACCAGATATTATATTGATGAGTTTCATCTGTTGCTGAAAGAGGAACAGACAGCAGCATACAGTGTGGAAATCTGGAAGAGATTCCGTAAGTGGGGCGGTATCCCGACTGGTATCACACAGAACGTAAAAGATCTGCTTGCTTCAAGGGAAATCGAGAATATCTTTGAAAACTCGGACTTTATCCTGATGCTCAACCAGGCATCCGGGGATCGACAGATTCTGGCAAAACAGCTTAATATTTCAACACACCAGCTTTCCTATGTAACAAACAGTGGAGAGGGAGAAGGGCTGATTTTTTATGGAAATACAATTATTCCATTTAAGGACAGATTCGATAATACCCTTATGCTTTATGCGTTAATGTCATCGAAACCAGAAGATGTAGAGAAGCGTGAAAAACTCGGCATCAAAGGCAGAGACGATAGTTAA
- the srtB gene encoding class B sortase gives MRKWVAGLLLSISVILLTISLYFLMGFFMQERQDNQLQQELQELMQKREDEPEEDVSGDSLIEVDAGILALHEENPDCIGWLTIDGTQIDYPVMYRPEDKNYYLHRDFNGEYSANGCLFLAEECVPGDSDNLIIYGHHMNSGKMFADLEKYKDEGFYEEHPTILFRTIWGNEQYQIFAAFTTPVYTGNDFDYYSFIKAGTVADYKKFIASVKEKSLYQTGTTAKYRDKLLTLSTCEYSQKNGRMVLVAKKNNGKLS, from the coding sequence ATGAGAAAATGGGTGGCAGGATTGTTACTTTCTATATCTGTTATATTGCTTACGATCAGTCTGTATTTCTTAATGGGATTTTTTATGCAGGAAAGACAGGATAATCAGTTACAGCAGGAACTGCAGGAGCTAATGCAGAAAAGAGAGGATGAACCGGAAGAAGATGTTTCCGGCGATTCTTTGATAGAGGTGGACGCTGGAATTTTGGCATTGCATGAAGAAAATCCGGATTGTATTGGCTGGCTGACCATTGATGGAACGCAAATAGACTATCCGGTCATGTACCGGCCCGAAGATAAAAATTATTATCTGCATCGGGATTTCAATGGGGAATATTCTGCAAATGGATGTTTATTTCTGGCAGAGGAATGTGTACCAGGGGATTCGGACAATCTGATCATATATGGACATCACATGAACAGTGGGAAGATGTTTGCTGACCTTGAGAAATATAAGGACGAAGGATTTTACGAAGAACATCCGACAATCCTGTTCCGCACGATATGGGGAAATGAACAGTATCAGATATTTGCAGCATTTACAACGCCCGTTTATACAGGAAATGATTTTGATTATTACAGTTTTATCAAAGCTGGAACAGTGGCTGATTATAAAAAATTTATTGCTTCCGTTAAGGAAAAATCACTTTATCAAACAGGAACAACAGCAAAATACAGAGATAAGTTACTTACACTGTCTACTTGTGAGTATTCCCAGAAAAATGGGCGTATGGTACTGGTTGCAAAGAAAAATAACGGAAAATTATCATAG
- a CDS encoding CD1108 family mobile element protein, whose protein sequence is MQEHEYKARDKTVQKMSRDGLREKNLRSKKEKRITGRETDEKKTAGHREQELDFGKVRKTHTAEETVEGVKEGKHRLQSRHAFLEQEEIAEAEEMENSEMSDDKAGGEKSPPVSRSRLRKDSIRGHPERKFERDSEITEPDRQNRKKKMVTAYAAKEQKLYHEKAEVDEKSMEDFREEIKSKTKREQIRKEQKKSKSRLSFEDESKGVIPGSGMAKRGASAVSETVSDYSQKKVREDTDDNAALDAADQMELAGESLARKSIYVRERLKENRQRNNRLKESVLEETEKFRLQFGTSASNEAKKAVQKEAEQKKQTALKKLLQKKRYQKQYQAAKQGKAVKDAVLVNAQRFTEKAKAAVKEIVAQNRNILLSIGVLVLLFALMVTSLSSCAALFQGSSNAIISTSYSSEDEDIYAAENAYVALENALNEQINQMKANHSDYDEFQFQIDEIGHNPYQLISYLTVKYGGFTYAEVADEIQKIFKEQYGLYTDSTRETVTEKKTVRVGESLGQVVTSGYCNCPICCGQWSGGPTASGAYPQANHTIAVDASNPFVPMGTHVIMNGVEYVVEDTGNFAQYGVQFDVFYGDHASASAHGHQTWEAYIADSNGSQEVEVTTTREVNRLDVTLTNHNLDAVLRNRMTDKEQEQYDAYNKYYGNRDYLFDLNTIPTGGAGFGYDIPAEALSDPQFAKMIREAEKYLGYPYVWGGASPSTSFDCSGFVCWVINNCGNGWNVGRTTADGLRSYCSYVSPSDAKPGDLIFFQGTYDTPGASHVGIYVGNNMMIHCGNPIQYTSIASSYWQQHFMAFGRIH, encoded by the coding sequence ATGCAGGAGCATGAATATAAAGCAAGGGACAAGACTGTCCAGAAGATGAGCCGGGATGGACTCAGGGAAAAAAATCTCCGCAGTAAAAAGGAAAAGCGGATTACCGGACGTGAGACAGATGAGAAGAAAACAGCCGGACACAGGGAACAGGAGCTGGACTTTGGAAAGGTCAGAAAAACTCATACTGCAGAAGAAACAGTTGAGGGAGTGAAAGAAGGAAAACACAGACTGCAGTCCAGACACGCTTTTCTGGAACAGGAAGAAATTGCGGAAGCGGAGGAAATGGAAAACTCAGAAATGAGTGATGATAAAGCAGGCGGGGAGAAATCTCCGCCTGTTTCACGTTCCAGACTTCGGAAAGATAGTATCCGGGGGCATCCGGAACGGAAATTTGAACGTGATTCTGAAATAACAGAACCGGACAGGCAAAACCGAAAGAAAAAGATGGTCACAGCCTATGCAGCAAAAGAGCAGAAACTCTACCATGAAAAGGCAGAAGTTGATGAAAAATCAATGGAAGACTTTCGGGAAGAGATCAAAAGCAAGACAAAAAGGGAACAGATACGAAAAGAACAGAAGAAATCAAAATCCCGGCTTTCCTTTGAAGATGAAAGCAAAGGTGTGATTCCTGGCAGTGGGATGGCAAAAAGGGGAGCTTCCGCCGTTTCGGAAACGGTATCTGATTATAGTCAGAAAAAGGTCAGAGAAGATACCGATGATAATGCTGCCCTTGATGCGGCAGATCAGATGGAACTTGCAGGAGAAAGTCTTGCAAGAAAGTCTATCTACGTTCGGGAACGATTGAAAGAGAACCGACAGAGAAATAATCGGTTAAAGGAATCTGTTCTGGAAGAAACAGAAAAATTCCGCTTGCAGTTTGGCACCAGTGCTTCCAATGAGGCGAAAAAGGCGGTTCAGAAAGAAGCAGAGCAGAAAAAACAGACTGCCCTAAAGAAATTATTGCAGAAAAAGCGTTACCAGAAGCAGTATCAGGCTGCGAAACAGGGAAAGGCTGTGAAAGACGCAGTGCTTGTAAATGCACAGCGATTTACAGAAAAAGCCAAAGCTGCGGTCAAGGAAATTGTGGCACAGAACAGAAATATCCTCTTGTCCATAGGAGTTCTGGTTCTGCTGTTTGCGTTGATGGTAACAAGTCTGTCAAGCTGTGCTGCGTTATTCCAGGGCAGTTCCAATGCTATTATTTCTACCAGTTATTCCAGTGAGGATGAAGATATTTATGCTGCGGAAAATGCTTATGTGGCATTGGAAAATGCACTGAATGAGCAGATCAATCAGATGAAGGCAAACCATTCCGACTATGATGAGTTCCAGTTCCAGATTGATGAGATCGGACACAACCCGTATCAGCTTATTTCTTATCTGACAGTCAAGTATGGCGGTTTTACCTATGCAGAGGTTGCAGATGAGATTCAGAAGATTTTTAAGGAACAGTATGGCTTATATACGGATTCAACACGGGAAACCGTAACAGAAAAGAAAACGGTCAGAGTTGGAGAATCACTGGGACAGGTTGTAACCAGTGGATATTGTAACTGCCCGATTTGTTGCGGACAGTGGAGTGGAGGCCCGACTGCAAGTGGAGCGTATCCACAGGCGAATCACACGATTGCGGTGGATGCTTCTAATCCATTTGTGCCAATGGGAACTCATGTCATTATGAATGGTGTGGAGTATGTAGTTGAGGATACAGGAAATTTTGCACAGTATGGTGTGCAGTTTGATGTATTCTACGGCGATCACGCTTCTGCGTCAGCACATGGGCATCAGACCTGGGAAGCATACATAGCAGACAGCAATGGAAGTCAGGAAGTGGAAGTAACGACAACAAGAGAAGTGAACCGGCTGGATGTAACACTTACGAACCATAACCTGGATGCAGTTTTAAGAAACCGTATGACAGATAAGGAACAGGAGCAGTATGACGCTTACAACAAATACTATGGAAATCGTGATTATCTGTTTGACCTTAACACAATTCCGACAGGTGGGGCAGGTTTTGGATATGATATTCCGGCAGAAGCACTTTCTGATCCGCAGTTTGCCAAGATGATCCGGGAAGCGGAAAAATATCTTGGTTATCCGTATGTCTGGGGCGGTGCATCGCCATCTACCAGTTTTGACTGCTCTGGTTTTGTATGCTGGGTAATCAATAATTGCGGAAATGGATGGAACGTGGGAAGAACAACAGCGGACGGGCTTCGTTCTTATTGTTCCTATGTATCTCCATCTGATGCAAAGCCGGGAGATCTAATCTTTTTCCAGGGAACTTATGATACGCCGGGAGCGAGCCATGTTGGAATTTATGTAGGAAATAACATGATGATTCATTGTGGAAATCCGATTCAATATACAAGCATTGCAAGTTCTTACTGGCAGCAACATTTTATGGCATTTGGCAGAATTCACTAG